The DNA window ACCTCTCGACCTTTCACCACGACCTGAGCAGACCACCTACTCATTCTACAAGCCACCACTTCCGTCGACCATCTCCTCACCTGTCAAGCCACAACCTCAGCAGGCCACCTCCTCGCTCTACAAGCCACCACTTCCGTCGACCATCTCCTCACCTGTCAAACCACAACCTCAGCAGACCACCTACTCGCTCTACAAGCCACCACTTCCGTCGACCATCTCCTCACCTGTCAAGCCACAACCTCTCTCATCTAAGGAGACCAGAGCTCTGCAGACCTCCTCACCGAACAAGCCCGTACCTTCGCAGACCTACGTCACAGAATGTGTTAAACGAGCTCTACTGAACGGTGGCCTCCCAGTTGTTGCTGCATTTGGCCCGGGTTTATGTGTCCCCACTGGCCCAGAAGGCAATAAGGATGGCACGTTTTAAATAGAGACAACTCTCAACTCTCCAGTTGAGGTGAACGTCCCGTCATGGCTAAGTTCAACTTCTCAAACTTCAGCCAAGTTCATCCATCTAGTGACACAACTGTAAATGTAATTCAAGAACCGGCAGCATGTCATTTCTCATCACTCTCAACGACTAGCCTAGATACactgacttcccatgatgctctgcaatTTAACTGGCAAACATGGttcatgctgccaagattgagcgtcgtcacatcaaaccaatgcaATTACCAGCGTTTTATTGATATAAAAGGGTTAAAATGCGCTACTCTGAGTTCTCCCACTTCTCTGCTGACTGTctgtggatatatatatatatatatatatatatatatatatatatatatatatatatatatatatatatatatatatgacaataCGGAACGTTAGTATGTGCACAAGTTCCTggaccacactgatgcacaagacatgaTGTAGCTAGGatggtaacaacaacaacaaacatggaggaatccctgaacaaaagcaaacaaaagcaatctgtttgcttttattcaaGGATGTTTTTCgcaacacaatggccagggtttccagtactctgaatgtacttgaaattcttattcaaatatttccaagacattaaaagagctttagttaaaataaagttatataaaaacttgaatataccATCCTGACTCATTGTGCTATTGTaaaagtgatgcaaaataaacaatattttgttgtttaaatgtatgtccgtttgattcagtaatacaccaaattcattccaattgaaaaatgtggtcaTGTACCATTAAATGCGATGGATTAATCCAATTCCCCAGggtttgacacccctggtcCAATCCCCAGGCCAGTGTTTTCCTGTGAACCTTCAGTCCATGCCGCTCAGCTGGATGCTCCTACACCAACAAATATTGATCCAAAAAAATCCACCGGTGAAATGTTGTCCATGTTGGAACAGACTGACATTTAAGAAGCCGACACACCGTGAAACATCGAAAATACATTGTTCACCTGGAAGGCGATTCTCATAAGCGCCGGTGGGTGTCAGTATGTAGCCGTGGTCAGCGAAGACGGCGTCCACTTAATGAACTTCAATGTCTTACGAATGTTATTAATTTGTGgatgtttgctttgttgtcCGGTCGTGTcgcttcaaaaatgtttaattttctGAAAGGGATGAAAAGAAAGAGGTTTTTCATTTGTGTCGTCATATTGTGCTAGAAGCGTCAACTAACAACATCAACTGATTTGACTGTTTAGACTCTGTAATTTTAGCTGTTTAAAGGCTCTAAAACTTAAAACAGCTGGTGACGCTAACACGTTGCATCGCTTAGTCGTTTCTCAGttgtaaatgaatataaataattttatgttacgtttttaaatatgtttaattGGAGTGCAATAAGTCAGCTAACAGGTGCTAGCTTCGGGTGCTAACACTACTGTGGTTACTGTGGCGCGAGCTCCGTCACTTCGTGTTTGCTACGTGTACGAGTTTTTTAACCGTCAAAGGCATGATACAAAAGAGTTCTTCAGTATTCTGCACTGCAAAATGGCACGTGGTGTAGCTGATAGATGTTCGTGTTGGTCAGCCTTACGTGTGATATTCGGCAAAGATAGTTTCTGTGATACACCACGAACGTGGTGTTCACTGAGGGGGTTTTTATGACAGTCAGGGAGCGAGGTTAGTCAGTAAAACGACAGTTTTGAATGATGACGCGTATGCGTTTGAATATTGCCATACATCAATATGTAATATATTGGATGTTTACTGCTGCGGAAGATTGTGAATGAACAAACACTGACACCCCAAAGATCAACTGCcataaaaatggtgaattaAGTGTGCAGTTAAACTACATGAAATGATTGACTTTTTTATGACAGAGTTGCACCTGTTGCACCTGTACTTTTTCAAGCGATGTTAAGTGATGCTTTAATTGTCATGGATAGTACATGTGGTGCTTAAATgtgtttcaatgtttattttcttaaatgTCAGTGTGCTACTTATTGTTTAATAGAAAACTTCCTTTACACCCGCCTTTGTTCTGTTGTCACCTATGGctgctcacctcctccatcttaatctcaccatcatcatcatcattcatcatcactGCGGGCGTCGTAGGTAGTTACTAATGTAAATGAACTTGGTcttttgtcagcactttctcTAACACCAGGAGACTATCTCACTGATCATGTGTGTTCCTGGCAGGACTGGCTGCCGACACGCGGGGCGTGCCCCAGTTACTGTGTGCATGTTTCCGTGAGAAGGAGGCGAACTCTGCTGAAGATTGAAACATGGAGACCAGACAAGAACTGCTCAGAGGTCAGTGACCATCCACTCAAGAGGAGTATTGCTGTAGTGCAGTCACAGGCTCAGTGGACGAATTATGAGTGTTGTCATGATGTGTGTGGATGAGTCTGTGGTGTCAAACTCTCCATCGCTTAATTAAAGAAAAGACAGCTTGGCTTtaattgaaaagcaaaacaagtgaAGTAAATGAAAGCTTTTAAATATATGTGACATTTATGACACAAGATTGTTCGTATGTGTGTACATGTCAATAGTTCAGACCTGTCCAACCTGCACTTCTTCATTCTTGCCAGTTTTCTAAACAACGTTCTGTTGAGAAGTTGATAAAACATGATAATGTGAGAAAATGACAAGGAGACTTCAGTCCAAACAACAAATGTTGATGAAAAATCAGAAAAGGGACGCATAAAGATGTCAAATACAGTGTTAACATGGAGAACTGAAACTGGAGAGTGGCATTTTTGTGCTTAATTGTTGATCAGATTATagtttttcttcttattttgaTAAACATTTGATGATGattcaaaatgtattcatgGATAGTGGAGTCTTTCTAAATAGATGAATctattgtgttttgtgtgtctctgtctgcAGGTCTGTGAACTGGTTTAAACCTGTCTGGCCACTTTTCACACTTCCAACgtcattcatttgtttactCTTTGACACAGTCGGCACAATTTGTTGGTTCAATAGTTTTTGTTTCAAACAAAGACTGAGATTATAAACCAGAGTCAGTCCTAAAATCGATTATTTCATCAAGCCCCCGGCCAAAGTGTGTGTGGTCCTTCTATAGCTATACCTGGACCAatttttggaaacacacctacttgtggggaccttatgggTTTGTGGGTACATTTTGCCACTTCCCACAAGTTGAAGTCTTAATTTGAGGattgaaacttaaaaataactgcGCCGTTCTAATTTAAGTTTGGCTTAGGTCCTggctaaggttagccatttgttttggatggttagatttatGGCAGGGGAGTCAAACTTGCATCCCGTGGACCATTTGCGGCCCTCAGGATGGGGTTTTGTGGCCAACTGCTGGGTGCCCAATTTTAGTCTGTGAGTGGCCCGCACAGAGCACCCTCTCTTTGTCCAATATGATATTCTTAGACGATTTTGACAATACGACCAGATGATATCCATACAGgaggatgacaaaaaaaataataacagcaatCTAGTGAGACCATTCAATGCATGATGGGATACCCCAAGACCTGACGCCTCAATTGGAGgacgaagacttcaaaataactgagtcattataattggttggttggttggttcagagtccaggttaaggtcatccatttgttttggatggttaggttaaagGTGAGCGGCTGGGCAAAGAGTTATGGCAATGAGCTGTCCTATAAAGATGcaagcgcatgtgtgtgtgggattgGTTTATCCATTCTTAATCTTGTGAAGACTATTCTGAGGAAAAGACCTGTATGAGAATATTTGGCTTAATTAGGACCGCTGTGCCATTCCAAGTTTCTTAACTTTGTGATTTTAGGTTTTTGGACTGCATTCATTTACTACTGCATTTGGTTTTAGGCTATCTTCTTAACAGTATGATGATAGTTTTTTATGCCacattatgaatgaatgaatatttatttcactctGCTCGAATACACTGTAAAAACCTTGCATGACAAATTCTGACATTTGTATGACCATCATAGAAAATGGCTTCATTATTGTTGCATTGTATACAAGTAGCAGTCAAAAAGCAGTCAGTGTCCCCAGAGATTCTCAGGGATATTAAATAACTTAGCAGGAGGGATGTCGCCCCCTAGTCACCAACCATCTAGGACTCTATATTTGAATTTGGTTCAATGCATTCTGATGGAAACTTGACAACAAACCTCAAAAGACACATGTCAACTCTATCTCCCTgaagaacaaagacaaatgtcCTGTCGTTTAATCAAACCAACACCATATTGATTGTTGATGATGTTGTATTGGTGTGaaggtttggacagagaggaggaagctgcGGCCTCTAATGCCCCTCAGGACCTTGCTAGCCAGACTCGCGCTCAGAGGTGAGGGGATCAGTTAGTTCTCCAGTCAATACTTGAAATAATTTTTCCCACTGCAACTTCTGTGTTCAGATCAGAGCAACTCACATCTAATGCTGCAGAACAAGAAGACGGAGATGGCAGGTCGATGGATAAACTCATTGACTTCAAAGGTGGACAGGAGTGTGCAGATGACAGGTAAAGGTGTGAAAGTGAAGTACCGTTAACTGTCCACGGGACAACCAGAGAGGGCGCAACACTGAGGGGACATCTGAGGGGACGTCAGATGGTGAACAACAGATTGAAGTGCTGATCAACAGTTGCGTCTTTTTTAGGATCTTTCAGGAGGAACCAGAAGAGTCTTCTGGAGAGAGGTGGGTGTTTCTGTCCCTCAAATACTGTGATTGTTGTACAACAGTCTGTGGGGCTGCTGCTTGGACTGATACCCTCAGACGCTCACATGCTTATTCTCAGTTCATACTGTATGTCGGCAATAAGTAAATAACAGCGGCTGTCGGACAGACAGGTGCTGTTGGACTCCTGATGAAGTCCACGCCTTTatgtcaaatatatttattttatttcattgcaaAAGTCATCTGTTGGGAAAGAAGGTTCCTTTTAATGTGATGACCAACAGCTCTGTGTTTCTGTTCCATCACTAGTTAGTGACCTCTGAGTTTaggtgaaaatatttatttaaagaaatgcTGCTAAACTCAAATTGTTCTTCATTGCCCTTTTATCTTTACTAGACTGCCGTGAAAAGTGctgcagacagtgatggaggaaacTAAACATCCGAAAGAACAATCAGTGAAGTCCACTTAAAATCatgactgaagtgtgtgtgtcatgtctgTTTTCCATGAATTTGGATCTAGATTGGTCTATTTCGGCAGGGCTGCACCTGGAAGAGTCAAAGTCTGAGTCTTGACCTTCATCAGATCATCAGTGTCCTTGTGAAAGTAGACAGAGCTTATTTATTGCgtgatgttcttcacagagaggatCAACAGGTCTCAGACCTgcgtgtccagcagcatcagacagatctggactccacactTCAGGTATGTTGAAGCTGCTCCTGCTAACTACAACAGATGCTAACTCACCACTCAGGATTCAGATCACCCCGGAAGGTCTGCaggttttctctctgtcacatgatcaggtcatgtgtgtgttgcagctgcTTGAGGAGACTGTCATGACCCTGGTCAAGAAGGAAGTGAGGAGCGTCCAAAGATTCCTCAGTCCAGATGATCCCAAATaccaggatgaggaggaggaggtgaagttgAAGTGTGacgaggagcagatgaggagcagcagagaagctttcctggacttcatcatgaacctcctgaggagcatggaggaggtggagcttGCTGATCgtgtgtggagcagtaagaggatttgaaccttcaacctGCTGAATCTGAAGCGTTCAATATAAAAGTCCATTTGAGCTGAAACACCTGGATCTGATTAGAAGAATGATCTGGAGAATGATCCGCTTCACCTTCCAGAGtcttctgatcatgtgacttctctcttcattcaggaagtcgtgctggagcgtgtgcagagcgactgaagaggagcctgcagaagaagttctaTGGTGTGTTTGAGGGTGTcgctaaagcaggaaactctgcccctctgaatcagatctacacagagctctacatcactgaggggggcatagaccaggtcaaccaggagcacgaggtccgacagatcgaagcagcaaccaggaaccagaccagagcagaaactaccatcagacaagaagacctctttaaagcctcacctgagagagagggaccaatcaggagcctgctgacaaagggcgtggctggcattgggaagaccctcctgacacagaagctgactctggactgggctgaagacaaagcccaccagaacttaCAGCtcgtgtttcctttcaccttcagagagctgaacctgctgaaagagaagcagttgagtttggtggaacttgttcatcgcttctttcctgaaaccaaagactcaggactcagcagctttgaaggagtccaggttctgttcatcttggatggtctggacgagtgtcgactccctctggacttcaacagtcggttcctgacagaagctacagagtccacctcagtagacgtcctgctgaccaacctcatcagcgggaagctgcttccctcagctcagctctggatcaccacacgacctgcagcagtcaatcagatccctcctgagtgtgtggacatggtgacagaggtcagagggttcactgacctccagaaggaggagtacttcaggaagaggttcagagatgaggagcagaccaccatcatctctcacatcaggagctcacgaagcctccacatcatgtgtcacatccccatcttctgctggatcactgccacagttctggaggacatgttgaagagcagagagagcggagagctgcccaagaccctgactgagatgtacatccacttcctggtggttcaggccaaagtcaagaagctcaagtaccatggaggagcagggacagacacagtttgggatcctgagagcaggaagatgattgagtctctgggaaaactggcttttgagcagctgcaaagaggaaacttgatcttctatgaatcagacctcacagagtgtggcatcgacatcacagctgctgcagtttactcaggagtcttcacacagatcttcagagaggagagaggactgtaccaggacaaggtcttctgcttcatccacctgagtcttcaggagtttctggctgctcttcatgtccacctgaagtttttcaactctggagtcaatcTGCTCCATTCACAACAAACTTCTATTGTGATAAGAATATTTAGAAACAAGCATCTTGCAGAACAAttctaccagagagcaataaatgaagctgtagaaagtccaaatggacatttggatttgttcctgcgcttccttctgggtctttcaCTGCCGAGCAGCCAGAGGCTCCTTCAGggtttgttgacaaaaacaggaagtagctcctggacccatcaagacacagcagagctcatcaagaagaagataagtgagaaagtgtctccagagagaatcatcaatctgttccactgtctgagtgaagtgaaggacacttctctagtggaggaggtccaacagcagctgagatcaggacgtctctccacaaagcaactgtctcctgctcagtggtccactctggccttcatcttactgtcctcagaggaagatctggaggtgtttgacctgaagaaattCTCAGCTTCAGAAAGggctcttgagaggctgcttgtggtggtccaagcttcaaaaGCTGTTCTGTAAGTGGATTGGacactgaaacatctctgatgaTATGAACAGCACATTGTTTAATTTCATCATCTTTTTCTATTCAGGCTTAAAGTCTGTaatctgtcagagagaagtggttcccttctgtcatCAGtgctcagctctccgtcctcttgtctgacacaact is part of the Synchiropus splendidus isolate RoL2022-P1 chromosome 10, RoL_Sspl_1.0, whole genome shotgun sequence genome and encodes:
- the LOC128766038 gene encoding NACHT, LRR and PYD domains-containing protein 3-like isoform X1, coding for METRQELLRGLDREEEAAASNAPQDLASQTRAQRSEQLTSNAAEQEDGDGRSMDKLIDFKGGQECADDRIFQEEPEESSGEREDQQVSDLRVQQHQTDLDSTLQLLEETVMTLVKKEVRSVQRFLSPDDPKYQDEEEEVKLKCDEEQMRSSREAFLDFIMNLLRSMEEVELADRVWSRSRAGACAERLKRSLQKKFYGVFEGVAKAGNSAPLNQIYTELYITEGGIDQVNQEHEVRQIEAATRNQTRAETTIRQEDLFKASPEREGPIRSLLTKGVAGIGKTLLTQKLTLDWAEDKAHQNLQLVFPFTFRELNLLKEKQLSLVELVHRFFPETKDSGLSSFEGVQVLFILDGLDECRLPLDFNSRFLTEATESTSVDVLLTNLISGKLLPSAQLWITTRPAAVNQIPPECVDMVTEVRGFTDLQKEEYFRKRFRDEEQTTIISHIRSSRSLHIMCHIPIFCWITATVLEDMLKSRESGELPKTLTEMYIHFLVVQAKVKKLKYHGGAGTDTVWDPESRKMIESLGKLAFEQLQRGNLIFYESDLTECGIDITAAAVYSGVFTQIFREERGLYQDKVFCFIHLSLQEFLAALHVHLKFFNSGVNLLHSQQTSIVIRIFRNKHLAEQFYQRAINEAVESPNGHLDLFLRFLLGLSLPSSQRLLQGLLTKTGSSSWTHQDTAELIKKKISEKVSPERIINLFHCLSEVKDTSLVEEVQQQLRSGRLSTKQLSPAQWSTLAFILLSSEEDLEVFDLKKFSASERALERLLVVVQASKAVLLKVCNLSERSGSLLSSVLSSPSSCLTQLDLNYNNLKDPGVELLCAGLKSPHCHLETLSLSRCFLSERSGSLLSSVLSSPSSRLTQLDLSYNDLKDPGAELLCAGLKSPHCHLETLSLSWCFLSERGCSLLSSVLSSPSSRLTQLDLNYNNLKDPGVEQLCAGLKSPHCHLETLSLTRCFLSERSGSLLSSVLSSPSSRLTQLDLSYNYDLKDPGVEQLCAGLKSPHCHLENLSLSRCNLSGRSGSLLSSVLSSPSSRLTQLDLSYNDDLEDPGVEPLCAGLKSPHCHLETVSLSGCSISERGCASLASALTSNPSHLRELDLSFNHPRGPGLELLSAGLESPDWRLETLRLDHCGPQRLTSGLQRYFRPLSLDPDTAHRRLLLSNNNSMVELVTEDQDYLDHDDRFERCPQVMSRDAVTGPCYWELEWRGRVSVAVTLRRDGGKEDESEFGQNPYSWSLSCSDDAGYKFCHNKGESVVESSEVSHRVAVVVNSARGVLEFSRVSSGIQTPLLIFFTPTEPLYLGFGLREVPGSGSSVRLCDLSV
- the LOC128766038 gene encoding NACHT, LRR and PYD domains-containing protein 3-like isoform X2, which codes for MTEVEDQQVSDLRVQQHQTDLDSTLQLLEETVMTLVKKEVRSVQRFLSPDDPKYQDEEEEVKLKCDEEQMRSSREAFLDFIMNLLRSMEEVELADRVWSRSRAGACAERLKRSLQKKFYGVFEGVAKAGNSAPLNQIYTELYITEGGIDQVNQEHEVRQIEAATRNQTRAETTIRQEDLFKASPEREGPIRSLLTKGVAGIGKTLLTQKLTLDWAEDKAHQNLQLVFPFTFRELNLLKEKQLSLVELVHRFFPETKDSGLSSFEGVQVLFILDGLDECRLPLDFNSRFLTEATESTSVDVLLTNLISGKLLPSAQLWITTRPAAVNQIPPECVDMVTEVRGFTDLQKEEYFRKRFRDEEQTTIISHIRSSRSLHIMCHIPIFCWITATVLEDMLKSRESGELPKTLTEMYIHFLVVQAKVKKLKYHGGAGTDTVWDPESRKMIESLGKLAFEQLQRGNLIFYESDLTECGIDITAAAVYSGVFTQIFREERGLYQDKVFCFIHLSLQEFLAALHVHLKFFNSGVNLLHSQQTSIVIRIFRNKHLAEQFYQRAINEAVESPNGHLDLFLRFLLGLSLPSSQRLLQGLLTKTGSSSWTHQDTAELIKKKISEKVSPERIINLFHCLSEVKDTSLVEEVQQQLRSGRLSTKQLSPAQWSTLAFILLSSEEDLEVFDLKKFSASERALERLLVVVQASKAVLLKVCNLSERSGSLLSSVLSSPSSCLTQLDLNYNNLKDPGVELLCAGLKSPHCHLETLSLSRCFLSERSGSLLSSVLSSPSSRLTQLDLSYNDLKDPGAELLCAGLKSPHCHLETLSLSWCFLSERGCSLLSSVLSSPSSRLTQLDLNYNNLKDPGVEQLCAGLKSPHCHLETLSLTRCFLSERSGSLLSSVLSSPSSRLTQLDLSYNYDLKDPGVEQLCAGLKSPHCHLENLSLSRCNLSGRSGSLLSSVLSSPSSRLTQLDLSYNDDLEDPGVEPLCAGLKSPHCHLETVSLSGCSISERGCASLASALTSNPSHLRELDLSFNHPRGPGLELLSAGLESPDWRLETLRLDHCGPQRLTSGLQRYFRPLSLDPDTAHRRLLLSNNNSMVELVTEDQDYLDHDDRFERCPQVMSRDAVTGPCYWELEWRGRVSVAVTLRRDGGKEDESEFGQNPYSWSLSCSDDAGYKFCHNKGESVVESSEVSHRVAVVVNSARGVLEFSRVSSGIQTPLLIFFTPTEPLYLGFGLREVPGSGSSVRLCDLSV
- the LOC128766038 gene encoding NACHT, LRR and PYD domains-containing protein 3-like isoform X3; the protein is MTLVKKEVRSVQRFLSPDDPKYQDEEEEVKLKCDEEQMRSSREAFLDFIMNLLRSMEEVELADRVWSRSRAGACAERLKRSLQKKFYGVFEGVAKAGNSAPLNQIYTELYITEGGIDQVNQEHEVRQIEAATRNQTRAETTIRQEDLFKASPEREGPIRSLLTKGVAGIGKTLLTQKLTLDWAEDKAHQNLQLVFPFTFRELNLLKEKQLSLVELVHRFFPETKDSGLSSFEGVQVLFILDGLDECRLPLDFNSRFLTEATESTSVDVLLTNLISGKLLPSAQLWITTRPAAVNQIPPECVDMVTEVRGFTDLQKEEYFRKRFRDEEQTTIISHIRSSRSLHIMCHIPIFCWITATVLEDMLKSRESGELPKTLTEMYIHFLVVQAKVKKLKYHGGAGTDTVWDPESRKMIESLGKLAFEQLQRGNLIFYESDLTECGIDITAAAVYSGVFTQIFREERGLYQDKVFCFIHLSLQEFLAALHVHLKFFNSGVNLLHSQQTSIVIRIFRNKHLAEQFYQRAINEAVESPNGHLDLFLRFLLGLSLPSSQRLLQGLLTKTGSSSWTHQDTAELIKKKISEKVSPERIINLFHCLSEVKDTSLVEEVQQQLRSGRLSTKQLSPAQWSTLAFILLSSEEDLEVFDLKKFSASERALERLLVVVQASKAVLLKVCNLSERSGSLLSSVLSSPSSCLTQLDLNYNNLKDPGVELLCAGLKSPHCHLETLSLSRCFLSERSGSLLSSVLSSPSSRLTQLDLSYNDLKDPGAELLCAGLKSPHCHLETLSLSWCFLSERGCSLLSSVLSSPSSRLTQLDLNYNNLKDPGVEQLCAGLKSPHCHLETLSLTRCFLSERSGSLLSSVLSSPSSRLTQLDLSYNYDLKDPGVEQLCAGLKSPHCHLENLSLSRCNLSGRSGSLLSSVLSSPSSRLTQLDLSYNDDLEDPGVEPLCAGLKSPHCHLETVSLSGCSISERGCASLASALTSNPSHLRELDLSFNHPRGPGLELLSAGLESPDWRLETLRLDHCGPQRLTSGLQRYFRPLSLDPDTAHRRLLLSNNNSMVELVTEDQDYLDHDDRFERCPQVMSRDAVTGPCYWELEWRGRVSVAVTLRRDGGKEDESEFGQNPYSWSLSCSDDAGYKFCHNKGESVVESSEVSHRVAVVVNSARGVLEFSRVSSGIQTPLLIFFTPTEPLYLGFGLREVPGSGSSVRLCDLSV